Part of the Arthrobacter globiformis genome is shown below.
TAGCGCTGTCCCGGTCGAGGTGCGGCTCGTATGCCTGGTCGAGTCGCCCTTCCCAGAGTGGCCACCCGGCAGTCCGCCATCTCCGCTCCCGGGGCGCGTGGCTTCATGATCGAACGCAACTCCGGGGCCTATCGGATTCGTTCCTGGTATCGCAGGCCTGAGAGTTCGCACACCTCCATACCGAATACGACGAATTCCTGCACTTGGCCCTTTCCCCAGCACTGGCCGGCGAAGCAATAGCAAAGGGGTAGGCCATGGCACACCCGCTGACAGGCATCACGCGGGCCTAAGAACAAAGTCAGGAGGAAGGCGATGAGCACAGCCGCGCCGGTGCAGCTGTATTCATGTACCGGGATCGGGCGCGTACGATGCCACTAACCAATCGGTTTGGCCCTCGCGGCCCCTGCCGGTAAGGAGTCGCTCGTGTTCGTCGATGTTGTTGTCCAGGTCCAGCCCCTCGATCTGATGGCCGCTCGCTTGCAGATGGCCCTGTCGCTGGGCTGGCACATCATCGTTGCGTGCTTCGGCGTCGGCATGCCGGTGATCACGCTGCTGGCCGAGTGGCGTGGCCACAGGACCGGTGATTTGAACTACCGTCTATTGGCCAGGAGGTGGGCCCGGGTGATGGGCGTCCTCTTCGCCGTCGGTGCCGTCTCGGGAACCATCCTCTCGTTCGAGATGGGCCTGCTCTGGCCCGGACTGATGGGAGTCTATGGGGAGGTGATCGGCCTGCCGTTCACCCTGGAGGGCGTTGCCTTCTTTATCGAGGCGATTTTCTTGGGCATCTACCTTTACGCCTGGGACCGGTTGCCGCCGCGCACGCACATGCTGACAGGGATCCCCGTCATCCTTGCCGGCATTGCCAGTGCCTTCTTCGTGGTTACGGCGAACGCCTGGATGCAGCAGCCCACCGGGTTCGACGAAGAAAACGGGCGGATTATCGCAGTGGACCCGGTGGCAGCCATGTTCAACCCCGCCGCGCCGCCACAGACCGTCCACATGATCCTGGCCGCATTCATGGTGACAGGTTTTGGCATGGCCTCGGTCTACGCCTTCGCCATGTTGCGCGGGCGGCGCGACAACTACCACCGGCTGGGCTTCATGCTGCCCTTCGCCGTTGCTGCCGCTGTCACTCCCGTCCAGATCGGGGTAGGCGACTGGGCAGCGCACTTCGTCGCCAACTACCAGCCAGTGAAACTCGCGGCCATGGAGGGCATTTTCGAGACGCAGCGGGGAGCCCCGCTGCATCTCGGCGGTATTGCCGTAGATGGGGAAATG
Proteins encoded:
- a CDS encoding cytochrome ubiquinol oxidase subunit I codes for the protein MFVDVVVQVQPLDLMAARLQMALSLGWHIIVACFGVGMPVITLLAEWRGHRTGDLNYRLLARRWARVMGVLFAVGAVSGTILSFEMGLLWPGLMGVYGEVIGLPFTLEGVAFFIEAIFLGIYLYAWDRLPPRTHMLTGIPVILAGIASAFFVVTANAWMQQPTGFDEENGRIIAVDPVAAMFNPAAPPQTVHMILAAFMVTGFGMASVYAFAMLRGRRDNYHRLGFMLPFAVAAAVTPVQIGVGDWAAHFVANYQPVKLAAMEGIFETQRGAPLHLGGIAVDGEMQYAIEIPSGLSLLAHFDPNAEVMGLNEIPEDARPPVNIVHLAFQAMVGGGFALLALSVWMAIAWKRRKDLPRSDWFLRAVSLSGLIAVVCLEAGWVVTEVGRQPWIVFGVLRTSDAVNPAPGLFYGFILVSVVYLFLTVATLYVLRRLAKDKPIPLAPQESDVTGYKII